Proteins from a genomic interval of Elaeis guineensis isolate ETL-2024a unplaced genomic scaffold, EG11 Super_Scaffold_1000265, whole genome shotgun sequence:
- the LOC140854593 gene encoding LOW QUALITY PROTEIN: uncharacterized protein (The sequence of the model RefSeq protein was modified relative to this genomic sequence to represent the inferred CDS: inserted 2 bases in 1 codon), which translates to MTLHYGFYIVGQSYSTSTNRQHRGRSTTPRNQQYENFVINXSLFLIGIGTNKNGWDNKHPSRSYFGYPYNHQRSLK; encoded by the exons ATGAC GTTACACTATGGGTTCTATATTGTAGGTCAATCCTATTCCACTAGTACCAATAGGCAGCATAGGGGAAGAAGCACTACACCAAGGAATCAACAATACGAAAACTTTGTTATAAA TTCCCTTTTCCTTATTGGTATCGGGACTAACAAGAATGGTTGGGACAACAAACATCCATCTCGTTCGTACTTTGGATACCCGTATAACCATCAAAGATCGTTGAAGTGA